A stretch of the Sphingomonas sp. CL5.1 genome encodes the following:
- a CDS encoding cytochrome c family protein — protein MNDRNNTIAGWVLAACGAALGLSIAGGMIFHSGHVEKFGYPVEAADEGGAGAAEAAVPIAALLPKADAAKGAEVFKKCAACHTINQGGANGVGPNLYATLGEGIAEGKGGFAFSDALKAVGGKWDFDKMNAWLTSPRKFAPGTKMTFAGLSNAQDRADIILYINQQGSNLPLPAAPAADAKPAAGAEGAAGNASAPAEAAGNAAAPANAAAPAAEPAKK, from the coding sequence ATGAACGATCGGAACAACACCATTGCGGGGTGGGTGCTTGCGGCATGTGGCGCGGCCTTGGGGTTGTCGATCGCCGGCGGGATGATTTTCCACTCCGGCCATGTCGAGAAGTTCGGCTATCCCGTGGAGGCCGCCGACGAAGGCGGCGCGGGCGCGGCCGAAGCGGCGGTGCCGATCGCGGCGCTGCTGCCGAAGGCCGATGCGGCGAAGGGCGCGGAAGTGTTCAAGAAGTGCGCCGCCTGCCACACGATCAACCAGGGTGGCGCGAACGGCGTCGGCCCGAACCTGTACGCCACGTTGGGCGAGGGGATCGCCGAGGGTAAGGGCGGCTTCGCCTTCTCCGACGCGCTGAAGGCGGTCGGCGGCAAGTGGGACTTCGACAAGATGAACGCGTGGCTGACCAGCCCGCGCAAGTTCGCCCCCGGCACGAAGATGACCTTCGCCGGCCTGTCGAACGCGCAGGATCGCGCCGACATCATCCTCTACATCAACCAGCAGGGCTCGAACCTGCCGCTGCCCGCCGCCCCGGCGGCCGATGCGAAGCCGGCAGCCGGCGCGGAAGGCGCGGCCGGCAATGCGTCGGCTCCGGCGGAAGCGGCCGGCAACGCCGCTGCCCCGGCCAATGCCGCCGCTCCGGCTGCAGAACCGGCGAAGAAGTAA
- a CDS encoding prephenate dehydratase: MENFAAPARPIVAAMAAAAAAEPERAVAFQGAPGANSHVAALEAFPEGLPLPCFSFEDAIDAVKEGRAGHAIIPIENSLHGRVADIHFLLPESGLVITGEHFLPIRYALMGLGERDEVREAMSHPQALGQCRHWLKAHGIQPLAYPDTAGAAAMVAEIGKPETAALAPPPAAGIYGLKLLANDIADADHNTTRFVMLARGGRPAVGDGPWMTTFIFEVKNIPAALYKAMGGFATNGVNMTKLESYQRGGSFAATEFFADVEGRPGDAAFDRAMEELGFHSKWVRVLGTYRQARKRG; encoded by the coding sequence ATGGAGAACTTCGCCGCCCCCGCCCGCCCGATCGTCGCCGCCATGGCCGCCGCCGCCGCCGCCGAGCCGGAGCGCGCCGTCGCCTTCCAGGGCGCGCCCGGCGCCAATAGCCACGTCGCGGCGCTGGAGGCGTTCCCGGAGGGGCTGCCGCTGCCGTGCTTCTCGTTCGAGGATGCGATCGACGCGGTGAAGGAAGGGCGCGCGGGCCATGCGATCATCCCGATCGAGAATTCGCTGCACGGCCGCGTCGCCGATATCCATTTCCTGCTGCCCGAGTCGGGGCTGGTCATCACCGGCGAGCATTTCCTGCCGATCCGCTACGCATTGATGGGGCTGGGCGAGCGCGACGAGGTGCGCGAGGCGATGAGCCATCCGCAGGCGCTCGGCCAGTGCCGCCACTGGCTGAAGGCGCACGGGATACAGCCGCTCGCCTATCCCGACACCGCCGGCGCCGCCGCGATGGTGGCGGAGATCGGCAAGCCCGAAACCGCCGCGCTCGCCCCGCCGCCCGCCGCCGGGATCTACGGCCTGAAACTGCTGGCGAACGACATCGCCGACGCCGATCACAACACCACGCGCTTCGTGATGCTGGCGCGCGGCGGCCGCCCGGCGGTGGGCGACGGCCCGTGGATGACGACCTTCATCTTCGAGGTGAAGAATATCCCCGCCGCGCTCTACAAGGCGATGGGCGGCTTCGCGACCAACGGCGTCAACATGACCAAGCTGGAGAGCTACCAGCGCGGCGGCAGCTTCGCGGCGACCGAATTCTTCGCCGATGTCGAGGGGCGACCCGGCGACGCGGCGTTCGATCGCGCGATGGAGGAACTGGGCTTCCATTCGAAATGGGTGCGCGTGCTCGGCACCTACCGGCAGGCGCGCAAGCGGGGCTGA
- a CDS encoding DUF1254 domain-containing protein, with protein MMRRWAGPVVLAVVLAVVTYFVTLSRTPQMLMSAAVSRMAELGMNGFGHMPLATDKSRAVVRPSPDLAYSSCAFDLSKGPLAISVAPVPANYWSLSVFQANTDVAFIRNNVENGGKSMRVVVAQEGQVVPAGAEVVRVKGARGVALIRILVDDPARFPAIDAARRGSTCRILGAGA; from the coding sequence ATGATGCGGCGCTGGGCGGGACCGGTCGTGCTGGCGGTGGTGCTGGCGGTCGTCACTTATTTCGTCACGCTTTCGCGCACGCCGCAGATGCTGATGAGCGCGGCGGTGTCGCGAATGGCCGAGCTGGGGATGAACGGCTTCGGGCATATGCCGCTCGCCACCGACAAGTCGCGCGCGGTGGTGCGGCCCAGCCCCGATCTCGCTTATTCGTCCTGCGCATTCGACCTGTCGAAGGGGCCGCTGGCGATCTCGGTCGCGCCGGTGCCGGCGAATTACTGGTCGCTGTCGGTGTTCCAGGCGAACACCGACGTCGCCTTCATCCGCAATAATGTCGAGAACGGCGGCAAGTCGATGCGGGTGGTGGTCGCGCAGGAGGGACAGGTGGTGCCGGCCGGCGCGGAGGTGGTGCGGGTGAAGGGCGCGCGCGGCGTGGCGCTGATCCGCATCCTCGTCGACGATCCGGCGCGTTTCCCGGCGATCGATGCCGCGCGGCGCGGTTCGACCTGCCGGATATTGGGGGCGGGAGCCTGA
- a CDS encoding DUF1214 domain-containing protein — protein MRPYVRYLILAVVGVVAGLAGAIHVVRAGALGSNVMIGPWTTGMDFGTADQSARTRAVVARRGLLALPAREARYYTAATDDAGRSLDGRCSYRVTGGMLPGRWWSMTLYDGDGYLAGDGPYSIESAAIPPVEQGRWTVLVSPKQQAGHWLPTAGLDHFELTVRTYLPPDEGRTNPARDQLPSIRREACA, from the coding sequence ATGAGGCCATACGTCCGCTATCTGATCCTTGCGGTGGTGGGCGTGGTGGCCGGGCTGGCGGGCGCGATCCATGTCGTGCGCGCCGGCGCGCTCGGTTCCAATGTGATGATCGGCCCGTGGACGACGGGCATGGATTTCGGCACCGCCGACCAGAGCGCGCGGACGCGGGCGGTGGTCGCGCGGCGCGGGCTGCTCGCGCTGCCGGCGCGGGAGGCGCGCTATTACACGGCGGCGACGGACGATGCAGGCCGCTCGCTCGACGGGCGGTGCAGCTATCGGGTCACCGGCGGCATGCTGCCGGGGCGGTGGTGGAGCATGACGCTCTACGACGGCGACGGCTATCTCGCCGGCGACGGACCCTATTCGATCGAGAGCGCGGCGATCCCGCCGGTGGAGCAGGGGCGCTGGACGGTGCTGGTGTCGCCGAAGCAACAGGCCGGGCATTGGCTGCCCACCGCCGGCCTCGACCATTTCGAGCTGACCGTGCGCACCTATCTGCCGCCCGATGAAGGCAGGACCAATCCGGCGCGCGACCAGTTGCCGAGCATCCGGCGGGAGGCATGCGCATGA